A window of Candidatus Alcyoniella australis genomic DNA:
AATTCAGCAAGTTTTCAGGACGATCTAACATCGATTTGGCCATGTAGAAAAACGATAAATCCTCCTACTTATCATAAAATTATTTGTATTGAAACATCAAGCTTCCTGGCAAAATCTGAAAGAATTGATATTGATGATGTCAATTATACAGTAGAATCTCAGTTTTGCAACATGACTCCCCTTCAATATTTATGCGCTAAAGACGATTATACGTGGGAGCACTCGATGCGCGTTGGTCGCATAACATCTAATATGGTTAATTTATTTGATGCTTTATTCACCTTTGCCGAGATCAATGCTTTACGCCTCTGTGGTTATCTTCATGATTTTGGTAAATTAAATGCTCCCGATATTCTACTAAGCAAGCCCTCTAGCTTATCACCAAGGGAAATGTATTGGGTAAATAGGCATCAATTGGTGGGCCTTGGTCTTGTCAGCATTCTCTCTGACGCTTCCCCATATTTGAAAACCTTGCCAATTTTATGTCATCACCTTCGACCATATCAGGTAGAACTAGTTGGAAGAGACTTTTTTCAAGAGGAAAAAATACATGACGTTGAAGGACGATATGCTAAATTCGTTGTTGGTACTACTATACTGAAGCTAGCTGACGCTTTAGATTGCCTTTTATCTAGTCGATCATATCAAAAACGGAAGACACCCAGGGAAGCAATAGATATTCTTTTGAAAGACATTAAGATAACTGAAAGAGTTAGTAATCACCATGCGTTCCCATTAGTTCCTCTGATTGGAAAAAACATTTACTTCCCGATCATTGAAAATTGGTTAAACTCTGCTAAAACTATAATCTTTCTTAATGATCTACTTAGAACATTTCCATCACCACCCCCTGATTAAGAGCAGAAAAAACCCGCGCCCCAAAGGGACGCGGGCTGGTAAATAACTGTCTTGCTCTAGGGTCTATTCGTCGAGGGACTTAGCTACGACCTCTGCCAGGTCGAACAGCTCGACTCCCTGCTCGTCGTACCCTTTGAGCTTATAGGCCTCGTCGAACATCGTCAGGCAGAACGGGCAGGCCGAGCACAGCACGTCGGGCTTGGCCTCCATCATCTGCTCCACGCGGGTGACGTTGATCTTGGGCGCGTGCTCCTCAAGCCACATCAGACCGCCGCCGCCTCCGCAGCAGAAGGCCTTGTTGCGGCTGCGCTCGATCTCGGTGGTCTTCAGGCCGGGAACCGCTGCCAGCACCTGGCGCGGCTCGTCGTACAGGTCGTTGTAGCGGCCCAGGTAACACGAGTCGTGGAACACCAGGTTCTTGCCGCTAAAACCGTTGTTCTTGAGTTTAATCTTGCCGCCCTGAATCAACTCGGCGATGAACTCGGTGTGGTGTTTGACCTCGTACTCGCCGCCAAGTTTCGGGTACTCATGCTTGAGCGTGTTGTAGCCGTGCGGGCAGGTGGTGACGATCTTCTTCACGCCCAGCTCGTTCATGATCTCGACGTTTTGCATCGCGATCATCTGGAACAGGCCCTCTTCGCCCAGACGGCGGGAGGAATCGCCGCAGCAGCTCTCGTCGTTGCCGATCACTGCAAACTTGATTCCGGCCTGGCGCATGATCTTGACCAACGACTGCGAGACCTTCTGCGCGCGCGCGTCATAGGCGCCCATGCAGCCGACCCACAGCAGCACGTCGAAATCACCGTCGGAGGCCAGCGGAATATCCAGGCCCTCGGCCCAGCCTATGCGGTCGCCGGGGTTCATACCCCAGGGGTTCATGTTGTTGGTCATGTTCTTGAGGAAGTTGCTTCCCTCGGCGGGCATAATCATGTTGAACACCAGGGCGCGACGAACCTCGTTCATCAGCGAGAGGTGCTCGATCATCACCGGGCAGGCCTCCATACAGGCCATGCAGGTTGTACACGACCAGACCACGTCGGGCTTGACCACGTCGTTGAGGAACGGCTCGGGATCGTACTCGTCGTCCGCGGCCTTTTCCTCGCCCTCGCCCTCGACCGACTTGGCGGCCTCAGCCTTGCACTTGGCGTCCCAATAGATCTTGAAGTCCTGGATGAACTGCTTGGGGCTCAGCGGCTTCTCGGTGTTGTAAGCCGGGCAGACCTCCTGACAGCGTCCGCAGCGGGTGCAGGCGTCGAGCATCACAAGCTGCTTGGGCGTGAAATCGGCGATACGATCATAGCCCAGGCGCTCGATCTGATCGT
This region includes:
- a CDS encoding heterodisulfide reductase-related iron-sulfur binding cluster; translated protein: MKERLAFWEIYQGYGWTRWFVYGLALVTMAIFAYGVWTKVKLWRAGTKSEKPRLDQMGARIVNLLKYALVQIKVFKEAYPGIMHACIFFGFVVLFIGTAATVLDEDLYRLITGSKFIQGGFYVAFSFFLDLFGVLAIIGLGMAAWRRYVTKPDRLDNRSDDAVVLGLIALILVTGFLSEAGRIANGLLVAPGTQLTTHGINPDYASFEPLASPVGYLLALGLKGLGVGGTAAFHKVIWFLHLFLGLGFIAVIPYTKLWHIVASSANIYSSNLELDGAVVPIDNLIEKMENDQIERLGYDRIADFTPKQLVMLDACTRCGRCQEVCPAYNTEKPLSPKQFIQDFKIYWDAKCKAEAAKSVEGEGEEKAADDEYDPEPFLNDVVKPDVVWSCTTCMACMEACPVMIEHLSLMNEVRRALVFNMIMPAEGSNFLKNMTNNMNPWGMNPGDRIGWAEGLDIPLASDGDFDVLLWVGCMGAYDARAQKVSQSLVKIMRQAGIKFAVIGNDESCCGDSSRRLGEEGLFQMIAMQNVEIMNELGVKKIVTTCPHGYNTLKHEYPKLGGEYEVKHHTEFIAELIQGGKIKLKNNGFSGKNLVFHDSCYLGRYNDLYDEPRQVLAAVPGLKTTEIERSRNKAFCCGGGGGLMWLEEHAPKINVTRVEQMMEAKPDVLCSACPFCLTMFDEAYKLKGYDEQGVELFDLAEVVAKSLDE